In the genome of Deinococcus multiflagellatus, the window AGGGAAGGTGCAACGCAGAGAACGCGGCTACGGGCTAACCATCCCTGACGCCGCACCCGAAGAACGCGACCGGCTGCTGTACCTGCTCGACGTCCACGGCCGCCCCATGAGTGACGCCCTGCTTGCAGGCCGCCTGCGCGGTTTCGGCCTGTCCCTGGCCCGCAGTGACGTCACCATCGCGCACTGCCTGGCCCTGAAGCTCGTGAGGCGCCTGGAGGACGGCCGCCTCACCCCTATGCCCCCTGTTGAGGAGACCCCATGACATCCAGTGCCCTCCCCTTCGTATCGAACACCCTGAATGAGTTTCTGGCCTCTCGCCCTGGCGGCACTCTCCTGCGCCGGCCCGCGTCCCAGGTGCTGGCCCAGACGGTCCCTCCCCCACCCCCGCGTGCACCGACCCCGGACGCCGACAAGCACGCCGCGCTGCAGCGGAAATTCGATACCTTCTCCATGCGGGATAAGGGGGTGCTGGCGCAGCTGGCGAGCGAACTGCTGCGCGAGCTGCGGCCTGACATGTACGAACGGGCCGGCGGGGTGCTGGTGCTCCTGGGGATCGACCTGTACTGCGAGTTGCTGGTGCAAGTGGGCATCCTGCACCAGGCGGGCGACAGCCTGCACCTCACGCGCCAGCGCGTGGAGAAAGAGGTGCACCTGCTCCGCTCCCGCATTATTGACGCCGAGGACCGCGCCATGTCCATGCTGCTGCAGATGGTCAACGAGCAGGTGGCGGCCGAGGCCACGCGGCTCGAAGGCCTGATGGAAGAAACGCTGGCCGAGGAGCGTGAACTCATGTCCGGCGCCGCCGAGCGGGCCCAGGCCGACGCCACGGCAGAGCGGCGCCGCGCGGACCAGCTGCAGGCCCTGCTGGACCAGCGGGGGGCGCAGGCGGCCACCGAGGAGGCGAAACTGCGGGCCACGCTGAGCCGCGAGCGCGACGCCACGGTGGCCCGGGAGCGGGCCTGGAACGAGGAACGCCGCCGCCTGCAGGCCGACCTGAAGAATGCACAGGCCCTGGTCGGTCATCTCAACCAGGAACTGGAGGCGCGGGATCAGGCAGTGCTGGTCACACCGGCACCAGCCCCGCAACGTGTGACCTTGGCCTCGCACCTGGAGGCGCACAGCCTGCGCGCCTACCTGCTGGCCCAGGGCCACGGCGCGGGCACGGTGAGCCATCAGACCCTGCATCTGGAGGCCGGCATTCCCGACGTTGCGGTGCAGGCGTGGCGGGCGGCGTATCCCACGCCAGCGGCCCAGGTCGCGCAGCTGCGCCAAGCGGTGGCGGCGTGAAGCCGCAGGCCGAGTGGTGGGCAATCAGCGTCTGGGAGCCCTGGGCGTCTGCGCTGGTCGACGGGCTGAAGCCGCTGGAGAACCGCCACTGGCACAACGCGCCCGCGCTGCAGGCCATCGCGCGGCGCCTGCCGGGCCAGCGCCTGGTCATCCACGCCAGCAAAAGCAATTACGACATGCGCGGCTTCCGTTTTATCCGTATGAAAACGGGCCGGTCCTACCCCCGCCACGAGTGTGCCCTGGGGGCCCTGATCGGCGTGGTGACCGTTTCTGACTTTGTGGAGTGGCACCACAGCGACTGGTACGAGGACGGGGCCCAGGCGCTCGTGGTGCGCGACGGGGTGCGGTTCGACCACCCCATCACGTTTACGGGGCGCCAGGGCTTCATGAAACTCGGCCCAGACACGGTGCCAGAGGTTGAGGCGCAGCTGCGCGCCAAGGGCGTGGCGGTATGACAGGGCCCGTGATCGGTCTGCCCGGTTTCTGGGAAGCACTCACGCCGGAGGAGCTGGCCACCCTGCAGGCGCTGGCCCGCATTTATCAACCACTCCTCTCGCCCCTGGCGCAACTGGCCGGCCCTTGCCCAGCCACGCAGGAGCGGGTGGCCTGCGCACAGATCTGCTGCGATTACCTGGCCACTGGCAAGGGGAACGGTCAGTCCTTTGAGGTGGTCATGGGCCTGGCGCTGTTGATCAAGGCCTACGACGGCATGGCCGCTGCTCAGAAGGCGGAGGCCGTGATGAAGGGAGTCCGTGCCGTACCGATGACCACCCTCAGCGTGAAATTCCTTGATGCAAGGGGCTTTATCCCGAAAGGCAGCGTGCCGGCATGACGAATCCGACAAATACAACGGTGACGTACAGATCCCTACCGGCCGCCCTGGACCGACTGTCCGAACTCGTGCCTGATCGGGTACAGCGAGGCCCGGACGGGTTTTCCGTGTGTGTGTTCTGGCGTACCGGACCAGTGGGACAGACAAAGAACTGGTACGCGCTGGGAAGTGGCGAGGCGTCCACCCTGTCCCCTGATCGGATCGGGCTGCTGGAGGGCGCGTTGCGCCAGGAGTGTGAGGCCCGCGACCGGTACTGGGAGTGTGGGGCCGCTCGGGCGCTGGTCGGTGACTGGGACCGCCTGCAGTGGACGGTATCGCTGAACGATCTGTATGCCGCTGGTCTCCCCTCCCTGCCCGTCTACGCCTTTGCCCTTGCGCTCATCCGTGCCCTGGAGGCCCAATGACCACTGAATCCACACCGAACTGCGCCGCGTGCAATGAGGCGCGCCCCACGGAACTCAACACCTGCAGCGTCTGTGACGTCACCGTGTGCCACGACCACGCCACCTGGACCGAGGACGGCGAGACCGCGTTCTGTCTGCCCTGCACAGAGGAGGCGCTCCGGCTGGAGGCGGGCCGCATCCTGCGGCTCGTGGCTTCCATGATCCGTGGCCACCGGGAACACACGGCGGCCCACTGGGAGGCGGAGAAGGCGCTGCTGGCGCTGGATGCCAGCATGGTCGAAGAGGTGGCATCCTATCTGGCGCCTCAGCCCACCGAGGCGCCAGTGTGAATACCAACCTCATCAAGCTCGCCGAGGAGCACGTCGACCACTTCTTGGAGCTTCTGGCCAATGTCCGAGACGGCGAGGAGGTCAAGCGGACCGAGATCCTGCTTAGTGCGGATTGCACGGAGCCCGGGTGGGAGGTTAGTGCCGGTGACGACTATGTGGATATCGCGCCCCGCATGGGGTGCGGCTTTTCGGAGCATTGCTGCGGGAAACTGCTGACGGTCATCACGGAGCGGGTGTACGCACGGGGCGGGTCGTTCCGCATGTACCTCACGGAGCCGCAGCCTGTGCGGTGCATCGTCAGTGGTGAGGTGTTGTACCTGGAGCGGCGCTGGCGAGTGCAGTTGGCTGTGCCCGGACAACGCCGAGGCGAGCACTTCAACCGGTACCCGGGTGTCGCCGCGTTGATTGCGTACCTGCGTGCCTGGGATGCCGTGCCATGCAACTGAACGAATTGCGCCTGATCCTGGCCCTTCGGGACGAGCCGTCCAGCGTGCAGGGCGTTTGCGCGCGCATGGCCAGGACCGGGCCAGCGCTGGAGTGGCACGCCGCAGATGAAGCGCTGGACCGGCTGGCCGCAGGCGGCCTCGCACGACGGGTGGGCGCCCGGTATGCCCTAACCATCAACCGCGCGGTAGAACAGGCCATCGCGCAGTTCCGGGAGGCCTGCGCAGAGGCGGGTCTGCACGAGCTCTTTCTGGGGGATTCACAGTGACACGAGACCGCGAATCACTTGCAGCCCGGTGGGGTCAGGCATGACCCCCCAAACGCTTCCTCCCATCGGCACTGGCACCCTGGGCCATCAGCTGCTGTGGCTGCTGAATCACCCTGAGGGTCAGGGCGCTCCCCTCGCCAAGCTGCTGCTGATGGCGGGCCCCGTGCCGTTTGACCAAACCGAGCAAGCCCTGCGCGAGTTGATCTTGCGCGGCGAGATCCGCGCTGACGGCGCCGCGCACCACCTCACCGGGCATGGGCAGGTGGCCCTTGCGACACTCGGCGTCTGGCCAGGCTGGCAGCCCGCCCCAGACGCGCCAGAGTTGCCGTACCTTGAGGTTCCAGACTCCACTTGTCCTGAAGCGCATTTGTGTCCGGTGAATACCCTGGCTGACGGCATCCGCGCGGTCGACGCGGGAGGCGGACACTCGTGATTAAGGCCGAGGACATCGCCGCCTTCAAAGCGAGCCAACACTCAGCTGCGCCAAAGGAGGAGCAGGCCTACCCTGATGTCCCCGCGCCGCTGGATGCTCGAGTTGTGAGCAACATCGTGACTGCCGTGTGGGATGAGCTGGCTGGCCGGGGTCTGGACATTCAGGAGCTGGTCGACAACAGCAACACGGATCTGCTGAACGACATTTTTGAAGGCATGTCGCAGGCCGTGCAGCGTGGGGCCAGTCAGGTCGGCCTGCAGGCCCGTCCCTTTGATGATGAACAGGAGGGTGAGGCGTGACCCGGGATGCGTGTCTTGAAACCATTCGCGCCCAGGGCGTGGCGGCAGCCATGGCTGGCCAGGACTGGCAGGACAGCCCATACGAGGGTTCATTTGAAGAGGCGCCCCTGCGCGCCTGGAGGGAGGGCTGGTTTGCCCTGCAGGACTATGTCAACGCGCGCCTTGTGCAGCATGACGTGGTCATGCTGGAACGGGGGCAGTTGCTGAGCTGCTTCGTACCGCCTGACCATCACGCCCGCCTGCGGCGGTTGCTCTGCCACATTCGGCATCTCGGCGTGGTGGCCCGGCACGCCCAGTCCAGGGCGGCGCGTCACGCGGGCATGGACCGGCTGGAGCAGGCCGCCCTGGCGTTGCCCTGCACAGAATGGGCACACCAGCACGCGCCGCACGCAAGCAACCATGCACCCATGACCATCACCCTGCTTGAACCCACCATTGAAGCTCAGTACGACGCGCTGCTCTCCCCCATCCTGGACCAGCTGCCGCTGTCCCACGCCGAGCACCCCGTCTTCCTGGACTCGCTGTCTCAGCGGGACCGGCACATGCTCCTGCTGCAGAGCATGCATTCGAAGGTCTGCAATGGCGGCTTTGCTGAGTGGGCGTGCACCGATCGTCTCGTGCAGGACGGCGCGGCGCTCCTGCTGGCCCTGGAGCGGATGGCGAGGGTCGGCCAGCCAGACGAGCGCGCCCTGGCCGCCCGGGTGGCCAGCCTTGTGCAGGAGGCGCTGCGCCACCTGCAGGGCGTCCATGACCCGAAGAACCTGGATGATGACGAACTCCCCCCGGTGCACCGGCTGGATGAGCGCTATGACGCGCTGATTGATGATTTCGGGCTGGCGGTGCAAGCGTATATCGTGCACTGGAAGTAACCGCCCCTGCCCCCTCCGCCCCGGCTCCGGCTGGGGCGTTTTCGTTTTTGCGCGGTATCGTGCAACCGTGCAAACGTTCACCGTGTTCAACCACGCCGGCGGCGCTGGGAAGACGTCGATCAGCCTCAATGTGGGCCACGAACTGGCCGCGTCCGGCCTGCGGGTCCTCCTGATTGACCTGGACCCCCAGGCCAGCCTCACCGGTTGGCTGGGCCTCACCGATGTGCAGCCGGCTGATACGGTCTACCCAGTTGCGGTGGATGACGAGCCCCTCCCCACGCCCCAGCAGCGTTACGGCCTGCACGTCATTCCCAGCAACATGAATTTGGCCCTGGCGGAGCCCCACATGCTGGGCGCGGTTGGCGCGCAGGGACGGCTCAGCCGGGCACTGGCCGCCGTCGCGGACCAGTACGACGCGGTGATCATCGATAGCCCCCCCAGCCTCGCGCAGCTCACGATCATGGGTGCCCTCGCGGCCGATTGGATGATCGTGCCCGTGCCCACCCGGCAAAAAGGCCTGGATGCCCTGCCCGGCCTGAAGGTTGCCCTGGCCAGCTACAAGAAGGTGCTGCCCAAGCTGGATGTCGCCCTATACGTGCCCACGTTCTATGACGCGCGGCGCCTGCACGACCGCGAGGTCCTCGCGGATCTGCGCGCCAAGCTGGCCCCCCTGGCTGAGCCTGTGCCCCAGCGGGAAGCGGTGTGGCTGGACTCCACCATGCAGGGCGCACCGGTGGGCGTGTACGCGCCGGGCAGTCCCGTGCACCGCGATGTGCAGCGCCTGACTGCCGAACTGGCCCAGCGGACCGGCCTCCCTTACGCCGGGAGCGTCGCATGACGCGCAAGCGCCCTGAGCGGACCCGGGATATCGATAGCCTGATCGGCACAGACCTGGGGGCGCTGCGGCAGAACGCCACGACCAGCACGCCCACGGCGACCCTGCCGGTGGCGCAGCTGCAGCCCGGCGCTGGTCAGCCCCGGCGCGCCTTTGACGAGGCCAGCCTCGCGGCGCTGGCCGAGAGCATCCGCGCAGAGGGCGTGCTGCAGCCCCTACTGGTCCGGCCGGTGGATGGTGGCCATGAGATCGTCGCGGGCGAGCGCCGCTGGCGAGCCGCCCAGCTGGCTGGCCTGACCGAGGTGCCGGTCCTGATCCGGACCCTGGACGACCGGCAAGCTCGCGCGGCCGCTCTGATTGAGAATCTTCAGCGCGAGAATCTGAACGTCATTGACGAAGTCGACGGCAAGCTGGCGCTCGTCGCTCTTGCTCTGAACACAGACGCTGAAAGCGCCCGAACGCGCCTGATGCAACTTCTCAAAAGCGAACGAGGTCCTGACCACGCCACCGTGGAGAGCGTGTTCGCTTCCCTCGGAGAAAGCTGGCTGTCGTTCGCCAAGAACAAGCTCAGGGTGTTGCGGTGGCCAGCACCACTCGTCGAAGCGCTACGCGCCGGTCTGCCGTTGACGGTTGGATCTGTCATTGCGAGCGCGCCTGAGTCGCAACAGGAAGCCCTGATTACCGCTGCTCTGGCCGGCGCATCACGAGGTGAATTGCAGAGCATGGTGGAACGCGCAAAGGCGGAACAGCAACCTAAGTCCCGCATCATGGCGACCCACGCTGCCAAGGTGCTGTCGAGCCGCCGCTTTATGGATCAGCTCGCACCAGCAGATCGACAGGCGGTTGAGAAATGGCTTGAGCGTATGCCAGCCGTCCTGCGCCCAGACCAGACCTGACCTCAGTTCTTACATGTAAGAACCGCCTGGAAGGGGCGGTTCTTTTCTTGACTTTCCCAGCGCTGAAGCCCACACCAGAGACACACCACAGGCCCGCGCGCCAGCCCCCACCATCACCGCCATGTCACTCGCCGAGCTGCCGCCCGCCCTGACCCGCACCCCCTCCCGCACCCTGCAGGGCCTCGCCCCCGTCGCCCTGTGCCCCGTGGGCCTGCGCCTGCCCCGTGGCTGGACGTCCGACGCGCCCCTGGAGATCCTCGTCCGGGGCCAGGCCCAACGTGTGGTCGTTCCGCCTGCTCTGGAGACCAACGTGCGCCTCGCGGCCCGCTTCCAGACCGCCCACCTGAACCGGTATGACCTGACCCTGCACGTCTCGCGCCGGGCCCGGAAGGTCCACGCGCTGTACTTCACGGCGCGCCCCATGCCGGAGCCTACTGCCACACACGATGAACACACCACGGCGGCGCCCGAGCCAAGCCACCATCCAGCCATGACCAAACGCGATGAAATCCTGGCCAGCGTCCTGCGCGAATTTCCTCCCCAGCCCGGCCGCGTGCCGCTGCGCCCCAAGCTGTTCCTGCGCCAGCTGCAGCAGGCCTACCAGGGCACACACCTGCTGCTGGAGCTGGGGGGCGGCTCAGCCCGCGCTCGCCTGACCGCCCAGGCCAATCTGGACCAAGCCGAGCTGCTGCTGGCCCAGGCCCGCGCCCTGCCCCGCACCAAGACCGGCGCGCGTGCCCTGTCGGTGGCCCGCGACAACTGGGACGTGGCCCACGAGGTCCTGAGCGTGTGCCGCCGCACGCCGCTGACCGGCACGCTGTTCGATCTTTTTGAGGGGTTCGCCCTGCTGGGCGCCGTCGACGTGCGCGGCCAGGGCCCGGGGGCGATGCCCTACCGTGGCGAGTGGACGGCTGCGCCCGTGCGCGGGGACTGGCGCCTGCTGGAGATCAGCTACGCCTGCCCGGAAAGGGGCCGCGCCGTGGTGTTCGGCCACGCCCGCCTACCCTAAAGCCGGCCCCCTCTACCGCCCCAGGCTGGGGCGGTATTGGCTGTGCCAGCCACACACAAGGAACACACCACCGGCTTTTGCGTCCAAGCAACACTCACCGCATGTTCGAGCGCAACCTTCCCGATCCAGGCACTATCGCCGAAAGCTACGAGTTCGTGACCCTCCCCCTGCTCACCGAGTGGGACGGCCGGCGCACCGTGCTGGTCTATCTGGCCGACGACAGCGAGCTGTCCGCGACCGTGTCGGCCGATGTGGCGGACTCGCTGCGCCGCGCCTCGGTGCTGGCCCGTCACGGCCTGTGCTCACGCGTCGATCTGTTCACGGACAGCTCCGGCCTGCACGTGGTGGGGGTGTACTGGGAGGCCTGAGCCTGGCCCCCTGCCGCGCCGCCCGGCCCCCGGTGTGCCGCCACTATTTCGCCCCGGCTTTCCCGCACACATCCGCCGCCCCTGCGCGGCGATTTTTGTCGTCTGGCACGCACGCACGCCACACACAACCGACACACCACCCCGCCCCCAGTGCAAGCCAAACTCAGCCCATGAACGCACGCGACAAGGCCCTCCAGGACGTCATCCGCCGCTCGAACCCCCGGCCCCAGCCCGGCCGCCCCGGCCGCGACCGGCCCCTGCGCCGCCGGATCGGTCAGGCCTATCTGCAGACCCACCGCCTGCTGGGGGACCTGAGCTGGGCGCTCCAGCAGGGCGGGACGCCCAGCGCCGCCGACCGCCAGCAGCTGGCCGACAACGTGGCCGCCGCCCAGTCGCTGCTGGCCCAGACCCGGCCCCTGCCCCTGACGCGCGGCGGGGTCCGTGCCCGACAGGTCGCGCTGGACAACGCCAACGTGGCCCAGGAGGCCCTGGACGTGGCCCGCCGCCAGCCCCTGCGCGGCACCCTGCCAGACCTGCTGGCTGAGCTGCGGGCCCTGGGCGTGACCGAGGTGGATCTGCGGGGTCTGGAGGCCCTGCCCCTCGCTGGCGCCTGGGAGGCCACCCCGGCGGGCTGGGACTGGCGCCTGCTGGAGCTGTCGGTGCCCTGCCCTGAGGAGGGCTGCCGCGTGTTCGTGGGCCACGCCCGTCTGCCCTGAGCCCTGCCCCCTGTTTCGCGCCGCCCTGTTCCTGGGGCGGCGCATTGCTGTGGCGGGCCAGAGCTGCTGACGGAGGGGCGGGGATGGTCACGGGCTCGGCCGTCAACCTCCACGCCTGCACATCTTCAAGACCCCAAACGCTGTTTTTCTTCGCCCACAGCAGCATTTTCCCACACACAGGCGACACACCACCGGCCGCCGAACGCAAGCAAAACTCAGCCCATGAACGAAGCACTGATGACCGCCCTGGGTGAAGCCAAGACCGCCGCCACCGAAGCCAAAACCGCCGCCGAGGCCGGGAATTTCAAGGAGGCCCGCACGCTGCTGGAGATCATGGAGGAGCGCCTGGAGGAGGGCAAGGGCGGCAACGCCGCCCACGCCGCCCGCCGCCGCGCCATCCTGAAGCTTGAAGCCGAAGTACGCGCGATCCTGGACGCCGCCGACGAGGCCCCCCAGCCCGAGACGGACGCGCCCGCGCCCCTGCCGCTGCCCACGCCCGAGGTGACGCTGCCCCTGCCCCCGGTGGCCGAGCTGCAGACCGAGGCCCTGCCCGCCAGCGGCGCCGAACGCCAGGACTATGTTCCCGAGGACCTGGGCCAGGATCGGCACGATTACGTGCCTGCGCCCGCCGTCCCCGAGGAGGGCTACCAGGGCGACGACGCCGGCCGCGACCGCCAGGACTATGAGCCTGCCCCTGTGGCGCAGGAGGGGCCCAAGGTGCGCGGGGTCGCGGCGCCGCACAGCCTGACCGCCGAGGAGTGGGCACGGGTGGCCGACGCGCTGCGCGCCCAGGGGGTGACCGTGGAGGCCCGCCAGGGTGACGCGACTCGCCACGAGGCGGCCTACAAGGCGGCAACAGAGGCCCGCGACACTTGGAGGGCGAAGGTTGAAGAACGCTTCTTCCGCCAGGCCCAGCTCGACGTGGCCGCGCTGACCGGCGACGTGGCAGCGGCCAACGCCGCCTGGGACCGCCTGTTCGACGTGGTGACGGCGATCCGCAGCCGCGAGGGGGCGGCCCGGCGCAAGGGGCGGCCCGAGGCCGCCACGATGAAGCCCGTGTACGAGGCGGCGCGCGACGAGAGCCTGCAGATCCGGCGCTGGGCACGGGGGGTGCAGGCCGCCTGACCGCTCACGCGGGCGCTGCGCGGGCCGACAAGGCCCCGGCGGCGCCCGCCCCGCCTCTCTGCCCACCTCGCCCTGTTCCTGCCCCCCTGGAGGCCCCCATGTTGATTCCTGTCCTCGCATCTGTCGACCGTTCGTTCTGCGCTGCCCCTGGGGAGCCCCTGCGCGGCACCACCACGACCCACGAGGGTGGGCGGGAGGTGGCCTACCTAATCGGGGCTGTGACCCACCGGGCGGCCACCCACGCGGTGCTGGTGGAGGTGCCGGTCACGCAGGACGAGGTGGAGGCCGCCCTGCGCGGCAGTTACAACCGGGCGTTTCCGGGCATGGGCCACGAGCCCGGCATTCTGGGGGAGATGCGGCACCTGCTGCGCTTCGTGGCGTCCGGCGGGGTGGGAGGTGTACTCGCGATCGGGCCGGTCCGCAAAGGGCGCTGGCGGGGGTCTGCCCGCGACCCAGATTCCTGCACCCTCGCTTTGGAGGAAGCGACGCCGGAAACGGTCCAACTGGCCACCGCACTGGCAGCGGGGGTCCGGGCGCATTTGCTCGATCTGGCGCGGGTTCCCGTGGCCTGAACCCTGATTCAGACTAGCCCGGCCTGATGGCGGAATGCCGTCTGGGCCGGGCTTGGCATTTCATTCTGTCTCGGAAAACTCGGGAAAAGGGGAGACGGTCAGTCCCGTTTTGCGCGGCTGGGCCGGGACGGAGCGCCCCAGATCACGTCGAAGCCGGTCAGGCCCAAGGCGTGCAGGATCTGCAGGCCCTGATCACTGAACAGGGTCGTGGTCCCGTTGAAGTACCGCGTGATTCGACCACCTTGCGCCCCGCCAGCCGGGGTAGGGGAGAGGACGGCCTGGGCCAGGGCTTCACGGGTCAGGCCCAGCTCTGTCACGCGCCGGGCGGCCACCAGGGCCAGACGACCGGTAGGGGTGGCGTCCAGCGTCTGGGCCGCGCGAGCGACGGTGGCGGCGGTCAGCCAGGGTTTGGCGGTGGGCTGGTCCACCCGCACCGGACCCCAGGTGGGGCGCAGTTCGCGCAGGCCCAGGGCGGCGAGCAGCTGCAGGCCTCGCGGGCCGAAGAGGCTCAGGCGACCCCCGAGCATGCGGCCCACGTCGGCCACCTCGGCGCGGTTGGGGGTGCCGTACACCTGTCCGGCCAGGGCGGCGCGGTCCAGGCCCAGCTCGGTGGCCCGGGCCTGCGCGAGGGGGGCCAGCGCGGCGGTGAGGGCGTCGCGGTCCGAGGGGGCGGGCAGGTGGGGGCCAGGCATGCGGCCACCGTACCGGACTGGCGGAAAAAATGCAAGGTTAACAAAGCAAAGAGCCGCACCTTGAGAGAGTTTTGCGCACAACTGGCTCACATCATCTGCGCAGGAAAAAATGTCATTATATGGACAGGAAGGAAGGCGCGGGTCCTCCGCCAAGATTCGCCGCGCCCACTTCGCTTCAGTTCACCGCTCAAGGAGAAGAAGCATGTCCCAGATTAGCAAACCCGCCGACGGCACCTACCTTTACCCCGCCCCCATCACCGGCACCGAAACCATCGCCACCTGGCAGGACGGGCGCCTGACCGCCCTTGTGGAAGGCGGCGAGCCGAGGAACGTGATCACGGCGCTGACCGAGGCCCACACCGCGCACGAGATCAGCTACTTGGACGACGTGGTGTTTACGCCCCCTGCCCCCACGATCGGTAAGGCCCTGGCCTGCGAGCTTCACCGCGCAATGGGCCGCGCCGGCATCCGCGACCACTACGCCTTCGCTTCAAAGGCCGTGGGGGTGGAGGTGGCCAGCCTCGCGGCGCTCTGGCCCGAGGAGCTGCGCGCGGTGCGGGACGCGCTGGCCGAGTATGTGGCGCTCGCCGCCCTGCAGGCGGAGGTGGCGGCGTGAGCCGCTCCCCCGTGCAGGCCGCGTTCGTGGACGCGGAGTGCCGCCTGCGCGCCCTGGGCCGGGAGGTGAATCGGCAGGGCGAGCCCCTGAACGCCCAGTTCGAGGCAGGGGAGATCTCCGAGGCGGCCTGGGCGGAGGGCTTCGCGCAGCTGGAGGAGCGGCTGGGCTGGAACGAGGCCTTTCACGAGCGCAACGCGGTGCGCGCGGCACTGCTGACCTGGGGGCTGGCGCAGGTGCGCCGTCTCTGGTCGGTGCACGGCCGCCTGTTCAGGGGCCAGGACCTGGCAATGGTGGAGGCGCTGTGGACAAATCCCCGCGTGCAGGGCCAGCTGGTGCGGGTGGTGCTGCGCCTGGACGTCGGCCAGTGAGTAGGGCGGCGCTGAGGCTAGGTGGAGCGACGTAACTGTTCACGGTGGAGCGAGCGGCCTGATAGTTGGGCCGCTCGCTCCTATATGACGTCCAGGCGCAGCAGGATGTGACTTTACTTGCCCCCGGCGTCGGAGAGCGAGACGGTCACTTTTGACTGGTACCCTGCTTTTCGATCGGCGGCGTACTTTTCACCCGAATCCCTGGTCAGCGGCTCCACCGAGAACGCAAGAGCGGTCTGATTCTTTTTCAGCACCGTCGACCAGGCACCGAAGTCCAACCGCAGGCTGCGCTGCGGCTCAAAGCCGGCCTTGACCAGGGCCTGGGCGACGGCCTTCGCGGTGTCTTCGCTGGGCACACGCGAGAGGTAGCATCCACCGTTCAGATGCAGCTGGGCATACTCTGATGCGCAGCGATTTTCGACCAAAACGGTGTCAAACTGCCCTAACACGCTCTCAATATCCGACATGATTTGTGCTTCTGTCATCGTTGCATCCTTTGCTCTTGGCGTGCAGCCGGAGAGCAGGCCCACCACCATGAGAGCGGCCAGGAGCACTTTCATCCTCTTACGCTCGTCCAAATGGCTTTGAGGCGCGTGAACTTGCGGTTGACCAAGTCTTCAGGGGATACCTGGATTTGCAGTTCTTGAACAGGAACTTGCACGGAGGTCGGCAGCTTCATGGCCATGTCCTTGGCCATGTTGCGGTCCTTCTCGGTAACCTTCAGGGTGATCGGTGCATAGGTCTTGTCCTGCAAGCCCATCATCTTTAGCGCGGCCGTCACGAATGCCTGATACGACGCGCTGCCCTTGGCCAGGGTGGTGAGGTGCTCCAGCAAGGTATTGGCGGGCAGCTCCTGGGTCAGCACGTCATGGAAGCTCAGTGGCGTCTTCTTCACCAGCGTGGCTGCCTTCTGCAGCAGCAGGAGGTTATCCCGCCCGCCCTCCGTCACCAGGCGTGGATCATTCGCGGTGCTGTAGCTGCCGCCATACACCACCCGCGCGTCCATGCGCTTCTCGGCAGGGCGCGTTCCGCCGTCCTTGAGGGTCTTGACCGTATTCTCGTCCTGAATCCCCGCTGCCTTGAGCACCCCGAGCGCCGGGTTTTTCGTGTTCAAACCCTGCAGGTACGTGTTGAGCAGGGGAATGTTGTGCCCGTTGGCGACGTGGTCCATCATGCTACTGGCATAGGGTTTGTTCGAGCCCTGCGGTTTCCACTGCGGGTCGAAGTAGTGGATCTGCCCCGGAATGGCCGCGTCCCCTGAGGTCGGCACGACGTCCCCATCCGCCCGGTAATGCCGGGCCGTGATCGCCAGCGCCGGGTTCAGCTGGTTGTACTTGAGCAGCCGGTCGATGTCCTTTTGATCAATGTTGGCACCCTGAAACGTCACCACTGTGCGGGTGAGCGGGGCATACATTGTGGCCGCCAGCTGCGCCAGCCCGCCGCCCAGGGAGTGACCCACCATCAACAGCGGGCCGTGGGCGCGGGCCTTGTTCAGCTGGTGATCGATGACCTCTTTGTTCTGCATGATCTGGTAGTACCCGATGCTGCCCGGCGCGAAGTCACCGATTT includes:
- a CDS encoding ASCH domain-containing protein, producing MKPQAEWWAISVWEPWASALVDGLKPLENRHWHNAPALQAIARRLPGQRLVIHASKSNYDMRGFRFIRMKTGRSYPRHECALGALIGVVTVSDFVEWHHSDWYEDGAQALVVRDGVRFDHPITFTGRQGFMKLGPDTVPEVEAQLRAKGVAV
- a CDS encoding putative periplasmic lipoprotein; translation: MKVLLAALMVVGLLSGCTPRAKDATMTEAQIMSDIESVLGQFDTVLVENRCASEYAQLHLNGGCYLSRVPSEDTAKAVAQALVKAGFEPQRSLRLDFGAWSTVLKKNQTALAFSVEPLTRDSGEKYAADRKAGYQSKVTVSLSDAGGK
- a CDS encoding DMP19 family protein yields the protein MTRDACLETIRAQGVAAAMAGQDWQDSPYEGSFEEAPLRAWREGWFALQDYVNARLVQHDVVMLERGQLLSCFVPPDHHARLRRLLCHIRHLGVVARHAQSRAARHAGMDRLEQAALALPCTEWAHQHAPHASNHAPMTITLLEPTIEAQYDALLSPILDQLPLSHAEHPVFLDSLSQRDRHMLLLQSMHSKVCNGGFAEWACTDRLVQDGAALLLALERMARVGQPDERALAARVASLVQEALRHLQGVHDPKNLDDDELPPVHRLDERYDALIDDFGLAVQAYIVHWK
- a CDS encoding ParA family protein → MQTFTVFNHAGGAGKTSISLNVGHELAASGLRVLLIDLDPQASLTGWLGLTDVQPADTVYPVAVDDEPLPTPQQRYGLHVIPSNMNLALAEPHMLGAVGAQGRLSRALAAVADQYDAVIIDSPPSLAQLTIMGALAADWMIVPVPTRQKGLDALPGLKVALASYKKVLPKLDVALYVPTFYDARRLHDREVLADLRAKLAPLAEPVPQREAVWLDSTMQGAPVGVYAPGSPVHRDVQRLTAELAQRTGLPYAGSVA
- a CDS encoding ParB/RepB/Spo0J family partition protein; amino-acid sequence: MTRKRPERTRDIDSLIGTDLGALRQNATTSTPTATLPVAQLQPGAGQPRRAFDEASLAALAESIRAEGVLQPLLVRPVDGGHEIVAGERRWRAAQLAGLTEVPVLIRTLDDRQARAAALIENLQRENLNVIDEVDGKLALVALALNTDAESARTRLMQLLKSERGPDHATVESVFASLGESWLSFAKNKLRVLRWPAPLVEALRAGLPLTVGSVIASAPESQQEALITAALAGASRGELQSMVERAKAEQQPKSRIMATHAAKVLSSRRFMDQLAPADRQAVEKWLERMPAVLRPDQT